The region GAAGAGGGAAAAGTAGCAGCTGCAAATATAATGGGAGCTTTTGATAGATTAAAAAGAAATATAAATTTAGCAAAGGACTCTAATATTTATTCAGGAGCTACAAACAAAGAAGCAGAAGTTCAAAAAAATACAACTGCTAATCAACTCCAAGTTTTAAAAACAGAATTTGACGCTATTAAAGCAGAATTAGGAACAGAATTACTTCCACTTGTAAAAGAAGGTGCAACATATCTTAAAGTATTTTTAGAAAAGCTTTTAAAAATGATGAAAGAAGATCCAGAAGGTTTGAAAAGAATGGTAAAACTTTTTGTTTATGGAACAGGAGCTTTATATGGATTTGGAGGAGCTTTAAAACTTATAGGTGGTTTATTACAAGGTTATGCTGGTATTATTAATTTAATAGGATTAGCAACAGAAAAAGAGTTGGGTATTAAGACTATAAAAGTTACTAAAATGATGATACAACAATTTAAAAACTTAGGAAGTACTGGACTTCAAGTAGGAAAGGTAATAGGAACAAGTGTATTGACTAGTGGTAAAGTTATAGCTAGTGGGATAATTAAGTTTACAGGAATAGGAATTAAATATTTAAAATTATTAGGAAGCACTGGACTTCAAGTAGGAAAGATGATAGGAACAGGAATATTGACTAGCAGTAAATTTATAATAGGTGGATTGGCTAAATTAGGAAGTCTTGGTATGGCTGCTTTAGCTAGTCCTGTTACTTGGGTTATTTTAGGAATAACAGCTTTAATTGCAGCGGGATATATGCTGTATAAAAATTGGGATACAGTTAAAGAAAAAGCAGTCCAGCTCAAAGATAAAGTAATAGAATTAGTAGATAAATATTGGTATTTACTTGGTCCTATTGGTTATATGATTAAAGGTGGAAAAGCTTTATATGAAAACTGGGATACTATAAAACTAAAAGCTGGAGAGTTAAAAGATAGAATTGTAAATATGGTCACTGGAGCAATTGAACAATTTAATGTTTTTAAAGAAAAAAGTTTAGCAATACTAGGAATACCTTTTGAGTGGTTAGATAAAAAAATAGAAGGAATAAAAGAAAAAGCGGAACATATGCTTGATGGAGTATTAGAAATTTATGAAAAAATAAAGAATTTCAGTGTAACAGATAGCATAAAAAATGGATTTTCATGGATTGGAGATCAATTTGGCATTCCACAATTTGCAACAGGAGGAGTAGTCAATTCTCCAACTCTTGCTTTAGTAGGAGAAGGGAGAAGTTCTGAAAGTATAATTCCACATGAAAGGACTCCTAAAAGTTTAAACCTTTGGCAAAAAACGGGAGAATTACTTGGAACCTATAATCCTACTTCTACAACTAACAATAATTCAAGTACAGCTATAACTCTTTCTTATTCTCCAACTATTTATACTAATAATAATCAAAGTCTAGAAGCTACTTTGAAAAAAGATAAAGAGGATTTTGAGAGATGGTTTAAAGAAAGTATGAATAAATATGAAAGGGAAAAATTCAGGAGAGGACATGGAAGATAAAATATATATAACAGTACTTGGAGATACCTGGGATAGTATTTCTTATAAGCTATTTGGAGATTCAAAATTATATAATACTTTATTAGAAAAAAATTTAGAACATCATGGAACTTTAATTTTTGAAGCTGGAATTGAAATAAAATATCAAGAAATTCCTAAAACTTATGAAGAGAAAGTAGCACCTTGGAGAAGAAAATGAATCTAAGTGAAGAAATAAAAAAAGTAGTTTCTAACAGTAGAAAATTAAAGTTAAAAGTATTATATGAAAATACAGATATTACTAAGTATATAGACCAGGATTTAATCAGTTTTAGTTACTCGGACTCTTTAAATGAATTTGACACACTAGATTTAACTATTCATAATAGAGAATTGTTATGGATGAATGACTGGAATCCTTTGAAGGGAGATAAGCTTGAATGTTGGTTATATTTATGTAATTGGGAAACTAATAGTGAAGTAGAAATATATATTGGAACCTTTTATATAGATAGAGTCTCTTATTCTGGACCTCCAGATATAGTAACTATATCAGCTTTATCTGTAGATATTGTTTCTAATATTATGGATGATAAAAAAAATAGAGTTTGGGAAGCTGTAACTTTTGAAAAGATAGCTAGAGATATTGCTAAAGAATGTAGTCTTGAACTTATATATGAGTGTGATTTTAACAGAGAATATAAAAGAGTTGAGCAAAAGCTTGAATCTTATTTTAACTTTTTAAAGAGATTAGGAAGTGAAATAGGAATAATTATCAAGCTATATAATGATAAATTAATCATATTTGAAGAAAAAGTATATGAAGAAAAAGAATATAAATTTATTTTTCATAGAAATAATATTAAAAGTTATTCATTAGAAACTGATGATACAGATACATATGCTGGGTGTAAAATCACTTATTATGATAGTTATCTAGGAGAAAAAATAGAAGAGAGTTTTTTTACAAAGCAAAGACCAGGATATAAAAGAAATACTCAAAGAGTGTTATTTATTAACCAGGAGAAAGAGCCGCCAGGAGAGACTAAAGCAAAAAAAAGAGAGTATTTATCTAAAGTAGCTGAGAAAGCTTTGAGGGAGAAAAATAAACAGGCTATAAGAGGAACAATAGAAGTTATAGGTAAAGAGGAACTTATATGTGTAGGAGATGCTATATTTTTAGAAAATTTTGGTATTTTTACGGGGAAATATTTAATAACAAGTATAAATACTGATTTAAAAATATATGATTTAACTTTAGAAATAAGGATGGTATTAGATGAGTGAAATAAGATATGGAACAGTATCTCATATATTTCATGATGAGGGGCGAGTAAAAGTAGAATTTGAAGATTTAAATATTTCAAGTGCTATTCTTACAGTATTTCAAGGAAGAAACCAAGGTGTTAAACAGTATAGTATGCCCAAAATCAATGAAAA is a window of Candidatus Fusobacterium pullicola DNA encoding:
- a CDS encoding late control protein D, with the protein product MNLSEEIKKVVSNSRKLKLKVLYENTDITKYIDQDLISFSYSDSLNEFDTLDLTIHNRELLWMNDWNPLKGDKLECWLYLCNWETNSEVEIYIGTFYIDRVSYSGPPDIVTISALSVDIVSNIMDDKKNRVWEAVTFEKIARDIAKECSLELIYECDFNREYKRVEQKLESYFNFLKRLGSEIGIIIKLYNDKLIIFEEKVYEEKEYKFIFHRNNIKSYSLETDDTDTYAGCKITYYDSYLGEKIEESFFTKQRPGYKRNTQRVLFINQEKEPPGETKAKKREYLSKVAEKALREKNKQAIRGTIEVIGKEELICVGDAIFLENFGIFTGKYLITSINTDLKIYDLTLEIRMVLDE
- a CDS encoding phage tail tape measure protein; amino-acid sequence: MALKELAISIGIGAALSTSFSKNIKNAGTLMDQLKNKTSELKKTQRDLKKYENMQLIRKETRNEIIYSQKELAKLKTRLFEVDKEGRTLKSTYSSLEGEIIQLTSQKKALTNRMSRISKEMKEGKGDNKALAKEYKNLSQEAKNITSKLVPLENELEKTKKEISANSKESNNLGKQHLNLENKIQSLREKQKKNINEIRETTKQLKEQNISIKDTAKSYEELEKKASAYNKALEKYQKAEAIKEKGKKIATYGNLPLKAAGVATVAGAGFISEAIKTETAFAGVKKQFDFETAEEEAKFKEDLIKLVSEKRVAVSLEELYDMAANAGQSGLNKDEAVGYIEAAANMGMAFNMSREQASEYMFAWRNTFGMDLNQLKELNDQINTLGNNTGASEIKIAEFITRMGNLPTVVGMATNQTAALGASLMEMGMAPEIAATGAKRLLTILNKGKAATGSEIKALDILGLDAEYLAKDTLKDPEKALEKVFFRLSKLQEHEQGAVMTMLFGEEGKVAAANIMGAFDRLKRNINLAKDSNIYSGATNKEAEVQKNTTANQLQVLKTEFDAIKAELGTELLPLVKEGATYLKVFLEKLLKMMKEDPEGLKRMVKLFVYGTGALYGFGGALKLIGGLLQGYAGIINLIGLATEKELGIKTIKVTKMMIQQFKNLGSTGLQVGKVIGTSVLTSGKVIASGIIKFTGIGIKYLKLLGSTGLQVGKMIGTGILTSSKFIIGGLAKLGSLGMAALASPVTWVILGITALIAAGYMLYKNWDTVKEKAVQLKDKVIELVDKYWYLLGPIGYMIKGGKALYENWDTIKLKAGELKDRIVNMVTGAIEQFNVFKEKSLAILGIPFEWLDKKIEGIKEKAEHMLDGVLEIYEKIKNFSVTDSIKNGFSWIGDQFGIPQFATGGVVNSPTLALVGEGRSSESIIPHERTPKSLNLWQKTGELLGTYNPTSTTNNNSSTAITLSYSPTIYTNNNQSLEATLKKDKEDFERWFKESMNKYEREKFRRGHGR